The Thermodesulfovibrionales bacterium genomic sequence GATGAGCCTCTTGTCCTGATAGATGAGACCTTCTTCATAGAGCTTCACGAAGACCTCTCTGACCGCCCGCGAAAGCCCCTCATCGAGGGTAAATCTCTCCCTAGACCAGTCGCACGAGGCACCGAGTCTCTTCAGTTGATGGATGATCCTCCCGCCGTACTCTCCCTTCCACTTCCATATCCTCTCGATGAAGGCTTGCCTTCCGATTTTTCTCCTGTCGAGCCCCTCCCCTGCGAGATTCCTCTCCACGACATTCTGTGTCGCTATCCCCGCGTGATCCGTACCCGGAAGCCAGAGGACTTTAGAGCCGAGCATCCGTCTCCATCGGGCGAGGATGTCCTGCAGCGTCGCATTCAGGGCATGACCCATGTGTAAAGAGCCGGTGACATTCGGAGGAGGGATGACGATGGAATAAGGGCTTCCGGAAAAGGCATCAGGGTTGAAGTACCCTCGATCAAGCCATAGGGCGTACCACTTTTCTTCTATCCCTTTCGGGTTATAAGCCTTTTCTAATTCTGTCATATCGGGAAAGGACGTCAGGGAGAAAACCTACAGACCCTTACGTTAAGAGAGGCTCGGGATAGGCATTCTCAGCCTATATCT encodes the following:
- a CDS encoding class I tRNA ligase family protein; translated protein: MTELEKAYNPKGIEEKWYALWLDRGYFNPDAFSGSPYSIVIPPPNVTGSLHMGHALNATLQDILARWRRMLGSKVLWLPGTDHAGIATQNVVERNLAGEGLDRRKIGRQAFIERIWKWKGEYGGRIIHQLKRLGASCDWSRERFTLDEGLSRAVREVFVKLYEEGLIYQDKRLINWCPRCHTALSDLEVEHEELDGVLTSIRYPFSDGDGYIVVATTRPETMLGDTAVAVHPDDERYRAFIGKTVRLPLTDREIPVIGDAS